The nucleotide window ATTCCTAGAAACCACCGAGCAGGAATTGCGTAACATAATTACTATAAACACCACTGCAACACTCCTAATTACAAAAATGGTCGCTCCTAAACTTGTTCACAATGCTCGCAGCCTAGGCTGCCACGGTCTCATTCTTACTATGGGATCTTTTGCCGGTCTCGTTCCATCGCCTTTGCTTGCTGTATACTCTGGTTCTAAGGCTTTTCTCCAAAATTGGTCTAGCGCATTGGCAACTGAGCTTGCAAGTGATAATGTTGATGTACAGCTTGTTGTTTCCTATTTAGTTACATCTGCAATGTCAAAGATCCGCCGCACTTCAGCTTTGATTCCAAATCCGCGGCAATTTGTTTCCAGCACACTCTCAAATGTGGGAAGGCGTGTTGGAGCTCAAGAAAGATTTGCTACTATTACTCCATACTGGTCCCATGCACTCTACCATTTTGCAATTGTTAGCGTGCTTGGCGCATACTCAAAGCTTGTTTCTACTATAAACTATAAAGGCCATTTAGACGTGCGTAAAAGAGCACTTCGTAAGGCTGCCTTAGCAAAAAAGGATTGAAGACTACTTATGGATGCTATTACTATATAAAAGCAATGATACATACTTATCGTTTTAATGAGTCCCTCGTGACGCTAAGTACCTTTTAAGAAAATTTTGAACTGCCAAGTGTAAAGTGTTATCAATCGCCACCCTAAGAAGTAAACAAACACTAGAATGAGCGATCTAACTAACTATAAACGTCTGGAGAAGGTTGGAGAAGGTACTTATGGTGTTGTCTACAAAGCTGTCGATCTTCGCCATGGACAACGGATTGTGGCACTAAAGAAGATCCGCCTTGAGAGTGAAGATGAGGGCGTCCCCAGTACCGCAATTCGTGAGATTTCACTTTTAAAGGAGCTTAAGGATGATAATATTGTTAGACTTTACGATATTGTTCATTCAGATGCACATAAGCTTTATCTAGTGTTTGAATTTTTGGATTTGGATCTCAAAAGGTATATGGAGTCTATCCCAAAAGACCAGCCATTGGGTGATAAGATTATCAAAAAATTTATGATGCAACTTTGTAAGGGTATAGCCTACTGTCACTCTCATCGAATCATCCACCGTGATCTAAAGCCACAGAACTTGCTGATTAACCGTAATGGTAATTTGAAGTTGGGTGACTTTGGTTTAGCACGAGCATTTGGAGTCCCATTACGTGCTTATACCCACGAAATTGTTACTCTTTGGTACCGTGCACCAGAAGTTCTCTTGGGTGGCAAGCAGTACTCTACTGGTGTCGACGTGTGGTCCATTGGATGCATTTTCGCCGAGAT belongs to Eremothecium sinecaudum strain ATCC 58844 chromosome IV, complete sequence and includes:
- the IFA38 gene encoding ketoreductase (Syntenic homolog of Ashbya gossypii ADR059C; Syntenic homolog of Saccharomyces cerevisiae YBR159W (IFA38)), giving the protein MACSMTFLSFINVFEHLIGNNTIIGALLWLALVLGVFKLTIVFLSFGSLLASLTVLPSTSYKRYGLDKGAYALITGASDGIGKEFAVQLAERGFNLLLVSRTLSKLEAIQKELRDRFGIDVRILALDIARDDPANYSAVQDLCADLPVTILINNVGQSHSIPVPFLETTEQELRNIITINTTATLLITKMVAPKLVHNARSLGCHGLILTMGSFAGLVPSPLLAVYSGSKAFLQNWSSALATELASDNVDVQLVVSYLVTSAMSKIRRTSALIPNPRQFVSSTLSNVGRRVGAQERFATITPYWSHALYHFAIVSVLGAYSKLVSTINYKGHLDVRKRALRKAALAKKD
- the CDC28 gene encoding cyclin-dependent serine/threonine-protein kinase CDC28 (Syntenic homolog of Ashbya gossypii ADR058C; Syntenic homolog of Saccharomyces cerevisiae YBR160W (CDC28)) is translated as MSDLTNYKRLEKVGEGTYGVVYKAVDLRHGQRIVALKKIRLESEDEGVPSTAIREISLLKELKDDNIVRLYDIVHSDAHKLYLVFEFLDLDLKRYMESIPKDQPLGDKIIKKFMMQLCKGIAYCHSHRIIHRDLKPQNLLINRNGNLKLGDFGLARAFGVPLRAYTHEIVTLWYRAPEVLLGGKQYSTGVDVWSIGCIFAEMCNRKPLFSGDSEIDQIFKIFRVLGTPNESVWPDIVYLPDFKASFPKWQRKDLASVVPSLNHRGIDLLDKLITYDPIHRISAKWAVAHPYFKEE